In Halictus rubicundus isolate RS-2024b chromosome 1, iyHalRubi1_principal, whole genome shotgun sequence, the sequence CGTTGAATTTAAGACAAGCCACGACAACGTGACCCCTACCCGAAGACAAAGACAGTAGACTTTGACGTGGAATCGGTCTGAAGGGGTTCTACTCACTTTctgtaacccccccccccccaagtcTCTTAAGGGGATTACTCCCGTAAACcaaaaaaattgattaatattttaacattttggGGGAGAGGGGGACAAGatctagaaaataaattttgtattcttcgTTTTGTCACTATTAAAAGATGCCACACAATCTTTGTTGTTCTGTAGCAATCATTAGACCTTTAAAAACTCTTTTACCGTTGAAGTTGAATAGTTTCTGCTGGGATTATGCAAAAAATCTGAATTACGGAAATTAGACAAGCTTCACGCTTTCAGAGCAAACATTAACTTTCTCGTTTGAAAGATTGGGTTTACGTGAATTGAAAAGAATATTAACGTTTCCCCACTAAAGTGCACTGCTCATACGATCACGTGCATACTGGATTTTCCAAATGCGTGCGCTGCTCCGTTTCATACACCGAAATTTCTGGTTCCCCAACTTCAATTCCTTTCGAAATACAACCAACAGGAAAATAAAATACCCGTGCCAATTTTGAAAACATTGGACGAACAATTTGCACACAGTCGATCGGAAAAACGCGTCGAATGACGCAATTGCGGGACAAAAGCTAGCATCTACGTTAAACCGGACAAAATAAAACCGATCAAACGACGCATACTGTCCGCCATTAGAATAGAAACACAGCGGCGTATCCGTTACAACCGCGTCAAACGGCGGAACAAAGCCCGGTCCATAAATCTCCTTACATGTCGGCGAAATTATTTGCCGGGCCCGAACGGTCACGGATGTACATCGCGAGATCGACTTCCTGGTGCGTCCCGGGGGTGGTGTCGCGATAAAATCGGCCAGCGCCCGGGTACAAAAATCGGTAGCTGCTTACGCGTCCGTCCCCGTCGATCGTTTGTCGAAAAACGGGTTGGGAAAAACGATGGGGGAATGGGGACGGAAAAATAGAACGACAAAACGAAATAGCAAAAcgagtggggggaggggggggcgaggtgaacaaaaaaaaaccgcacacacacacataggGGGAGGTGGAGGGGGAGAGAATGCCGTTGTATCGGAGGCGAGGATATTCAGTCGTTTATCGTTCGGTTCGACGGCGCGGCGATCGAATTCATTCCCCCTGGCTGAATACATTGCAAATATAATGGATACAGGATTATAGGGTTTTTGTTTCGTGAACGAGACCGGGTGGGAAGGGGGACCGCAGATGCGGGATTATTGTTTCATAACGGCCGCCGCGGATTTCTCCGGCCTTTGTTTTCCGCGTTGATGTGATTCGGGTGAAAATTGAGGTCACTCTTGAGCCTATCGGCCGGCCATGCGATATCCCCCGTATTAACGCGCGAGCATCCCGATCGACGACGCTTCTCCGATTCGCTCCGCGCCGATCTACACATACCAGTTTGCGCCGTTTTGCACACTTCCCGACGATTATATCGGCCCCGAAATCAGCCGCGTGTTATCGCGCCCGGGCCGACGCCGAACGCATTAAAATATCTTCGGCTCTTAATTAATGCGATACTTTGGCCACCGAGACTCTGGGAGCGAGGACAATAACCTAGGAAAATGCGCTTGCCATTTTGACGAGGAGGACCTGGGTAGATTTCTGGGTTCTTTAACgttctattttacaatgttcTTAATTCTTTGTTCAGGACCTCAAGGTGTACGCTGAATATTGCCATTCTACGAAACCATTTTTACTGTACCATATGCTCGTTTGCATTTAATAGAACGCTAGAAATATAGGTCTGGTATGAGCGAAGACTTGTGGAAAACAGACGTGCAACTCCAAAGTCGAAAgtttgattttttcttttttttttttcgaagatCAAGCATTCTGAGTAAAAAAACAAGGGACCTCGTTCGCTGTCTCATTGGGAAATATTATGAACGTTGTGGTACGTCTGTGCCGCTCTTTTGGATGGCAGAGTACTATAAAGAACAACTGCAGCAATAAAAGACGAAGAACTGTGAGACTCTCGTTGATGACAGTCGACGGCATCACGCTGTCTTGGTTTTCTGAACAGCGGAAGAGGAGCAAGAAGGTTCAATTTACTGGCGAGTAAAACTTGGACAGCGCAGACTTAGGATATAGTTGCGGATTCAATTTTCAGCAGAAAAGTTTCCGTAAAGGTGCATTATGTTGCATGATAGGGTGCTTGAGAGAATGGAAAGTTTCTCGATAACCATTTGATTTAACTTGTTTGTGTACGGGGAACTTAATATCGCTTTTTGAATAAATAATGGCGCGGGACACGCCGCTGACAGATTCGATAAATGTTACATGTACCATTAATATTCCGACGGTGTATCAAAACGAATAACTTCTTTCAAAACAGACGAAAACGTTGTAAAATGCAATCTTTAGCTTCTTCCTTGATCTTGACCAAACACGATACTTTTAGACATTTTCTATACCAAATAAGATGCTTTGATTTTTCGTGACTGTTACGAGCACTTGTGTGCCAGCTGCGTGCTGAACAGTCTCCTTATATTAATGTATGCCACTGTTAGTGTAACGAAAGAACATAGTGGAAACGAATAAGTAGAAAAATAATGAGACGTACGGCAAACAGTGGAAGGCAAAAAATAATCGAGTGAAGATCAAACAGCACACAATCGGTATAGTCTTGTTAAAGCACCTCGTGCATGCATGGTGGAATACTAATGAGAGTCACAGTAAGACATAAAAGAGGAACGAAACGAAATAAGTGAAATAAAACTGAAACGTGTGGAAAGCAAAGGGAATACACAGCTAGAAATGATCATACGAATAACAAATAGAATACGATCGAGATAATATTGTTAGTATGAATGCGCTTTGTGTATGCATCTCAGAATGCTGATGTCATAAAAAGATGCAGGAAAAGGAGTAGAATAAAAGTGGAACGCGTGGAAAGCAAGGAAAATACGTCACTAAAAATAATCATACGAATAACAAATGGTACCTATTGTTAATACGAAAACACTTTGCGCACACAATTCTGAATGCTAATATCCGGAAAGGATAAAGAAAAACCAGAAAGAGAAGGTGTGAAATAAAAGTGGAACGTGTGGGAAGCAAGGGAAATACAGCAGTAGAAATAATCGTACGAAAATCGAATAGAACAGGATCGGCACGATATTGTTAATACGCGCGGACTATGAAAGAAATAGAATTCGCGGTAACCAGTGAACCGAATCATTTTTACGACCCGTATCCTACGGTGCAGCCGAGTAAACGTAGAATTGATCCAAAGGGATAGAACGGGATATCGTGTTACGAAGACGGAGAGGAGATATGCATCGGGTTGCACAGAGACAGCGGCATTACGCTTTACGTGCTGCTGGTAATGTACGGACGACTGTGACATACACTGGGTGTCCAACAAAGATAGCCGGAAAAGAGCTCAACTGCGGCAAAAAATTACTTTGACACGTCCCATCTCCTCCATTTTGCGGttgaatatatatacatatacataaaaTAAAGTCGCTCGCAGAAAAACGCATCAGCGCCGCACTGTGCCACGCGTCATGCAACGGAAATGAAAATAAACACCCGTCGGGACTGTgtatatctttatgcaaattaaaatgtTGTATCTCTTTCTGAGCTGCCGAAATTAAACAGCGACTTTTCCTCGGGGAGACGAATTTTATATACTTTGTTGAACATTCATTAAAATTCCCGTGCACTAACTCCGATCCGTTATTACCAAATCCCCGACGAAATTTATCCGCGAAAATTGCCAAAGAAATGGCGAGACTAGATGAAAGgaattttttaacattattgTCGTCGCCGCGAGCAGAGCACCTGCGATTCTTCGCTGTACTGGCCACATACACTACCGTGTAAACGTGGATGTAAATGTGGACAgttgtaatttttttagaagCGATGGCATGTATTTATTCTATTGAACAGTGCTTATCAGCACATTCGGTTATGTGTGAACCGTTAAATGCAAAAATGCTACAAATCGGAACAGTCACTTATTACCGAGGGTTCTATGCAAGCCACTGTAAAATTatgttataattattttattcattgaCGAGTCAACCCTAGAGACATGATATTAACCCTTTCAAGACGGTATTAAACACTAAACACAACCGAACGGACTGGTACATATTAAAACCACCAATAATGCAAAACAGAAGAGTCAGTCTTTTTCAAAGCACTGATGGTACATATGAGTACCAATCGGctcgaaagggttaaataaagcAGACAAATATTAACCAATTTTACAGTAAATGGCTCACGTATTTACTAACACGTGTGCGGACTATTTTTGACGGTTGGGAGGATTGTTTTtcggatatacagggtgtccgggTTTTACCGGCCAAACTACAGGAACATGTTCTACAagtagaaataagaaaaaaatgttagttGAAGTTCGGTTAGAAACGCTTTATTacaatgttataaacaaatgaaattgaatttgacAACGGTGGATTTTTCCGTACACGAAATGAATATCAGCGTAATCCTCATTTGAAAAGACTCTTGGCATTTTCACCACGATTTCTTGATCTAACAAGTGTTGCGGTAAAAGTGACAGTGATGTTGAATCACTCCTAGGTAGTAAACATGATAACTATCGACGAATACGATAAGCATGTTCGACCTTTCATACTCTGCGAAGTAAAATCCGCCACtaccaaattcaatttcatttgttcATAACGTTGTAACGAAGCGTTTCTAACcgaacttcaaataacattttttttttcaaatttccaaTTGTAGAATACGCTCCCGTAGTTTGGCCGGGAAAACCCGGGAGAGCCGGTATATAAATTTTtcgtaaataaaattcaatttttccatgGAAAAACGCCGGTCCTCTAAAGACTTCGTAACTATATTTAGGTGATCGTAATTAAGAAAGTAATCGAATACTTTCGAACGACAGTGTATGCGATGCACCATATCGCCGTCGCGAACGCATACACGCACAAACACACGCGCAATCGTCAATCAGAGTGGCCGGATCGATAGACTATCAGGAGCAGGCCAGTCGGAAAAGCCGAGTGTCAGGAGGTGGATCGAAATAAAAGGCACAAGGGCCGAGAGAGCCGGTCGTTACGGAAATATCGTGGCTTCTCCCATGAGTGACTCCGGCCAGGTGGTCCCCCGCCCATAGAAAACGGGCGACACATGCGGATGCCATACAAAAACGCGGTCGCCACGTGGCGTCGGATAATAATAACGTTACGATACTCCATTTTAGACGTACGATGGTCCCCCAAAAGCCTTCCcccctcccttctctctctttccaggAACACGTGCGCGCGtttccttttccagctctctccctctccgtccctctcactctctctctctctctctctcttgtaatCCACCGACGTTGGTACACCAACTGTCTCCTCGTAGTCTCCTGATCGAAGCGTCCCTTTCGATCGTTTGAAGGGCTGAAACCTGGCGTCGTCGTGTCTCACCCCCGACGCTTGAGCGGTAAGGGTGCTCGATTCGAGGGGACAAACTAACCCCGCAACAATCGAGCCTCGAATTGTCCGAATTCCCGTACGCTCCTCTGGAAGTCTCTTTGCGGGTCCTGGAATTTTCACAAGCTTTCCGCCTTTGTCTTTGCACCGCGGAAATTTCGCTGAATGTTCACAACATTAAACCATCAACGCGTCGATATCGAATGCTGTTATTTCGTGCGCTTCTTCGGCGCATACAATTGCCTCCAGAGGAATTTAATTTGactcttaaccccttgcactaggATTTATTTTACGTTGTTTCAGTGACTAGAACTTTTATGTAATtcgcaattttctaaaaaaaaaggaCAACATTTATGTCTATTGCATGCCTATATGTTTTTCCAtggctgtacattaacaacggcAAAATAGAATtgtatttcggtttaaaggaaatcaaTAACATacctacatatttattagactctgttcagcaTCTTCggcacgagtatgactcgatattgtagggcaaggggttaactccTTGTCGTATGACTTCCTTTTAGCAGTTACGCTGATATTTTGTCCTTGATCATTCCatgaaagaaaaaaggaaattttttacCAGCTGCATCCATCCATTTCGTTATTCTTCGAAGCTGCGCTGATTACAATTTCTTTGTCTTTAATCATTCCATAAAAGAACTCTTCCCAGCTGCAAAGATTATAATTTCGTTGTCTTCGATAATTGCATAAAAGAATAAGGAGTTATTTGTGTTTGCTGTACGACTACATTTACTTACCTTCAGCCATTTTGTAAAAGGGAAAAGAAGATTTATCGTATGTCTCCACTGATTTACTCTTCGCAGCTACAATGATTAAAATGGAACTTCGGAACTTTATTTCGACTttcgaaaaaattaatatttagtgAATTCTATTGAAAATATTCATCACGAGGCTGCACATTTTTGTGATGAATAgcttccaaaataaaaattgtctggtcAGTTGCAAGGAACGAGTATTAAAcagaaatgaataaataattcactattacaataaaaaattatacacaCCTGTGCATGTGACAAATGCGAAATGGACGCACAAATCCATTGTTCTGCAAGGGGTCAGAAAACAGCAAAAGAGTTGCAACTCCCAGTCACCGTTCGGAGCACTCGGAGCCGCAAAAGGGCGAGGAATCGGGAATCGCAAAGAGCATATTAATACGTCCCGCGTTCATTAAAATCTTGTTCGAGGAATGTTTGTGTTCCGCGATTCATCCCGTTGTAAACATGAAGGGGGTAGCTTTGGGGTTTGATATTACTTCTACGGTCTGTATGTGACGTCTGTTGACACAGGTCCTCGGATTCAAGGATACGTATGTGTGGTTGAAGGACGACAGACCCGGCCAGGAGAAGCGCGGAGGGTTCCGTTCGCCGAAAGCTCTGAACTCGAATGCCAAGGTACATACATTATTTCCATGTATCGAGAACCGCGTTTCGATTATCTTCTGACGAGACTTCCTCTTCGTTGAAAAGATCATTTGGGCGGATCAGCAGAGGGCGATCGAGCGACACAAACGGGGTTACGTGCCTCTGGCCAACTTCGAGTCGGAGAAACCTCTGATAAGGGAGAAGAGACTGGAATTGGATCGGTATCGATCGAACAACGTGGAGGACGATCAGGAGTTTCAGGATTATTTCGATTCGGAAGACTATGGCCGGATGTTCAACGACGAACTCTGGGGCCAAGAGTGGTACCTGGTAATGAACTTGTTATCTGAAAATTTGAAACGTGTCCTACGGGGTTGATTAATCGAAGGGGGTCGAGAATCGGTAACTGGGAGAGTTGATGGTAAAATTTTCGACTGTTGGTTTCTCGCTGTTCAGATAAGATCGCGCTGTTTTATCAACTGTTGTAGCAAGACACGAGGTCGAATAAAGCTCTCCCGAAGCTCGATTTGAATGTACTACCCTTGTATCGACTGGGGGTAACTGGTCGTGGCGTTAGGATTGCTGTTCTGGACGATGGGTTAGAGTATACCCACGATGATCTGAAGAATAACTATGTGAGTTTGTAGGAATTAGGGTTAGAGCTACCCCTGTTGTCTGACAGGTGACAGGGGATGTTATTTTGGGGGTGTACTTTCCCTTTGAACTCTCTGAAAATGATCGATTAATCCGGTCACTGTTTTATTCTGAATTTATTGATCCAGGATCCGGAGATTAGCTATGATGTGAATGAGGGTGATGACGACCCCCTTCCACGATATGAATTGTCAGGTAAATAGCAATAAAACATTCTTGctatattgaaaaaaattaatttatagggaagaagaaatttctataaatataaattgaatcTATTAGCATCTGTTACGTGCACAAAGTAATTCATGGCACTTTCATTTGTTTCTTTTCAATAAAAGTCGTACTTCTCCACTTTAATCCCTTACAAATTCAGGGGAAGTTCGATAAATGTTAAATCCTGAAGTTTTATCGCGAAATGCCATGAATTCAAGATCGTAGTAAATTGCAATAAGTAGAAGTGGCGCATTATATTTTCGTATGTTGGATCGAATCCAACGCTTAGGGATGAACGGGCACGGGACAAGATGTGCAGGCGAAATCGCAATGGAGGCCAACAACCGGAAGTGTGGCGTAGGCGTCGCTTTCGAGGCTTCTGTCGGGGGGATCAAGCTTCTCGATGGCTTGGTGAACGATCGCGTCGAGGGAGAGGCTCTCGGTTTCAAACCGGAAGCTGTGGACATTTACACCGCCTCCTGGGGACCTGCAGACGATGGAAGAAGTTTGGAGGCTCCTGGGAGACTCGCAGCGGAGGCCCTCGAGCGTGGAATTGCCATGGTACGTATTCAGAAGTTGTGATAATCGCAAACATTATTAAAAGCTCTGTGTGCACAATTCACATGACATCCCGTTCTCTTTACGTGGAACACCAATGATCCGGAACTCAAttgtaaagaaaaatttattgtgtATTGTTGTCTCAAGGAAATGAGAATTCTAATCGCAAAGAATTAACACTTCTAATTGCAAAGGCTAGTATTCACAATgttaattgttttttcattgtacttgaaaaaaatcggaGATCCTGCCACGAATAGCGAATCAAACCAAATTGCGAAGATGTTTAATTCCTAGATCGACCAATAAGCATACGAAACACTTCAACGAATGAAAATAAAGCAAACGTAATTTTACTAAAAACGAAACCCGCTCGGTTTTTGCATCAGCGTTTTCAATTAGCAGAATTTTCATCGAGGGATTGTTCCTTCCCAGGTAAGTCGATGAGCTTTCGGCGAGGCGAGCTTAAAATCTCGAGCGTTACCGTGGAAGATTAAATATGGATGAAGAATAAATCGTGCGCGATGTCGAAGAGCAGCTCCCGCTGCATATTTATACCGTGGGTGCATATTTATCCTGGCATGACGCGCCGCTGTTTCGCCGGATGCATCCTGAAAAATATCCAGCGAGagttaatatttaaaaacattCTGCCCGCGATGCGATTACATTATCGATTTTGTTGGTCGAACTGTGCAGGGGAGAGAAGGCCGGGGGAGCATTTACGTGTGGGCTTCCGGAAACGGGGGCTCGAAATCGGACGATTGCGGATGCGACGGCTACGTGGGAAGCATTTACACGGTCGCCGTTGGATCTGCCAGTCAGACGGGAAGGTTCCCTTGGTACGGAGAAAGTTGTCCAGCTACCATGGCCACGACCTATAGCAGCGGCGCTTATCACGATCAGATGATAGTGAGTGCCACAAAAATTCGTCTGATTTTCGTGATTCTTCAGGTGTTTCGAAAGTCTTTCTGCCTCCATTTTCGTTCATAAGAAGACATCCACATTTTCCTTTAAACCCTTAAGCCGCCTCTGACAAGTGACGAAATTACTTTTTCCATCGCCATTTTCCTTCAGCGCCCTTAAGTAAGTCGTCTCCGATGTgacaatattatttttgtttagatCCCTTTCCCTTAGATCATATGGTGTGATTGCATAGGAAAATGATTTTAGTAGAAAGGGTTAGAACGGCTAGAAGGGTTAGAAGGgctagggttagggttagtggGTTGCCACccacttgccaaatcgattactTCCAAAAAATAAAGAGTAGAGACAATTGATGGAATACTATACATTCGTTATGAAGACTTCTTCCTTTTCATTTTTCTCATTCGGtggtattaaatttaattattaaggacattttttttaaatgagaaAGGTCGTTAACTAAACATGTACTTCGGCTAACTTTAAATGTATATCATGTTTCTTATACATACGTTCCAAACATATTttgtttatacagggtgttcggttaCGGGTGGGAGGAAATTTatggggtggttctccatgacaatataagacgaaaatgaagagtataaaaattgtgatttcggcacCATTTTTTGGgtattaacaattaaaagtcCGCCTATAATGCGGCAACCCGGTCGACATAGGTGTACgctgcgtacgtcatagaggcgcgcgacagtcacgtatcaggtgacagatactccgcgtgcctcgcaagaattCGGCTTGTAAActgtccgattgggtcattctaCACGCATTTCCGGTTCTATCCTAATTGTTGGCTAAActgtgtgacgtcgaagcctaaccattgggtgcgagcgagaACCCTCTTTGATACGTGACTgccgcgcgcctttatgacgtaagcaccttacacctctgttggtcgggttgccgcgttttaggcggatttttaattgataataaccaaaaaataaagccgaaatcgcaattttttattcttcattttcgtcttatattgcctTGTAGAACCACCCGTAAAATTATGTCCCACCTGTAGTACAACACCCTTTATATGGACAAATGTTAAGGGATGATTCTCCACACTGTATTGACACTGCTTTCTTCAGCTATATTTCATCTTGTAATCATTAAAGATTGAAGTCCTTCGAAATCCATTTTCATTCCTTAAGACGCCCTGTATATTCAATTAAAGTATCACTCGAGGAATGACGCAGCATCAGAGGCTTTCCTAATCAGCCGCAACCAAACTCTTCTATTACCCGGGTGACTGAAACGAGAGAACGGGCAGGGAATAATTTAATGGATTCCTTTTCCATCTTTCCAGGCGACAACGGATCTCCGAAACACCTGCACAACAAGACACACAGGTACATCAGCCTCCGCTCCATTAGCTGCTGGGATCCTGGCGCTGGCTCTTCAAGTAAAGTACGACCCATTCCTCGAGTCTGTTGAAACTTTTCCCTTATCGTTCGTCCCGTGTCACAGCGGGCCGTTTCCATAAAATAGGTGGAATTAACTAAAAAATTTGCATGTCATGAAATTGGCTGAAACTAGGTTTTTTCGTAAGTTGATACTTTTCGTCTAGCAATCGATAATGTATAATCAACGCATACATAAATTTTCCCCAGCTTTTCGCGATtctggcccactgtgcgtcgcgacGGAGCTCGTCCAATCGGCGGTGTAGATTTATCCGCGACGTCCGCGAATCTGTTCGCGTCACGGTTCATTATCGAGCTTCCGGATACTTTCTGGAGAATTTTCTGTCGAGAAAAAGGAGCACAAGCTTCCCGGCTCGTTTGCCGGTTTTTCCTTCTCCCGCTGCGGAAACACGACTCGACACAGGAAACGCATTAAAGATAAATCCGTCCCCGGGACGGAATTAGCATAAGACTCTGGCTCGAAGTGAAAAAGTTATCGTTCCATGTCCGCGGAGTTCGGCGAATATTTCAGACGTCGTGCGCGCAAGATTGCGAAACTTGAGCGACGTCGTTACGTCGAAGTTGTTCCAAGTTATTAACGGGCCCGAGTTTTGTCGATGCTCCCCGGCAATGTTCAAACATGATTACGAAATTCTCTGCGCCACGTCGGTCCTGCATAGCAATAGAACGAATATTTCGCGATGATTAGCCACCGGCTTAATACGGACGTTCTTCTTGAAGCAAGGATCTGACCTGGCGAGACGTGCAGCATCTGATCATCTGGACCTCCGAGTACAGCCCCCTCAGGTGAGCACAAGGATCGGCTGTTTATTACGATACCTCATAAATTTCTTCGGGGAATCCTGAAGAGATTCCAGGCATCCTATTAAGCTTTCCACTGTACAAAGTATTCGCATCGCAATGCGATGGAAATGCATTTCAAAAGAAGCTATTAGCTCCGAGAGAGCAGCGTTCTTAAATCGTTCCGGAACAATGGAAACCGTATCCTGGCATCGTTAAATCTCCATTCTACATACGCTCCGATAAAATCACGCATAAAACCGTTCCTGTATTATTTCAGTTTTGCCAAATTGGCCGGGAAACGTATAAATTTACATGAGAATTTTAcgtctaaataattttaatgggcTATTAATATTCATTAGCAACGATATGTCAATTAGCATTAACCATTATGTAcatgaatatattataattttcttATTAAGCTTGCAGAAAATCCGATTGAAAATACTGCAAATTCGAACGTCCGCCGTTTTGAAACTGTTCGGAACTTTTACGCAATTCTGAAGATGGTAGAGGGGAGGGTCTTTACGTTTCATGATGCAGTTTGGTTTGTCTCGATAGGAATTTCGGTTCCCGAGATATCGTTGTTTAACCCATTtacatcataaggaaatatgaaaagaagacctttatcaccaaactttttttttattatatttaaatacaaaaatgactacaagtaaaagaacttcatatttcagcataataagaaaaaataaattgagcgtatatatacgctccgatGATAgtaaccaggaaaattgagcgtatatacacGTTAATGATACAAATGGGTTAAAGGAGCACGTAATTTTTAATGTCTCGTCATCTGTCCGTCTCGCTCGCACACTCGgacctctcactctctcgcacTCATTGCACTAATAAACATTGATGTCACGTGGTGTAGTTTATGAATGAACTGCTTCTTCAGtatttactattactattactactagCGTGCGGCCCGTGCTACTTGGACCTCGAACTTCAAACTCCCGGGACTAACTAAGCGAGAGACATGAATCGAAATTCTCTGTAAAGAGCACATACTATATCTCAGGGTAGTTGTTATTCAAAATTGGTCTTCTCTTCGGCTTGAAGCCAtagatcaaataaaaattgtcggttgACAATTTCAAGAGTGAAGAAATCGTGCGGATATCCTTCCTGTATATCTTCGGGGATGTCCGTGCATTTCCCTAAATGATGTCGCCAGCCGAACGCAATCATCCGACGCGTCAAGGTTTTCCGATACTCGATGCGATGCATCGGCATCGTTATGCAACGGCGTTCGGTCGGACAACGGCCCCGGTCTATCAAAGGAATCCCATCGCGACGTTCTGACAGATTGTCTTCTCGGGTGATCCTCTCGCCCCATTCATCGTGATGGGCGGAAAGCTTCGGGGACACGAGAGTCGATCGCATTCTTCTCGGCGAGGCATCGCGGACCCGAGAGCTTGAATTAAAGCGTCGTGACATTCTTATTCGGTCCGTGGCCGGAGAGGAATGTAGGTC encodes:
- the LOC143353210 gene encoding neuroendocrine convertase 1, with product MRRATANDRIVQEVFAGMSTSNTELLDEPELVLVSSESYVDKEEIDTYVRPRRRLHILIGALGFQQKPREDFENEHFWLVVTWILVNGFMVIDAGRQRDHQEEWVVRLEGGPRVSSLLALQSGYRYLGPVLGFKDTYVWLKDDRPGQEKRGGFRSPKALNSNAKIIWADQQRAIERHKRGYVPLANFESEKPLIREKRLELDRYRSNNVEDDQEFQDYFDSEDYGRMFNDELWGQEWYLQDTRSNKALPKLDLNVLPLYRLGVTGRGVRIAVLDDGLEYTHDDLKNNYDPEISYDVNEGDDDPLPRYELSGMNGHGTRCAGEIAMEANNRKCGVGVAFEASVGGIKLLDGLVNDRVEGEALGFKPEAVDIYTASWGPADDGRSLEAPGRLAAEALERGIAMGREGRGSIYVWASGNGGSKSDDCGCDGYVGSIYTVAVGSASQTGRFPWYGESCPATMATTYSSGAYHDQMIATTDLRNTCTTRHTGTSASAPLAAGILALALQVNKDLTWRDVQHLIIWTSEYSPLRENPGWFRNSAGFWFNSRFGFGLMNAFALVAASSNWTTVPEKTICKVDVGRIIDKRLAYGNSRRLRFEAGDECRSSRNGIAFLEHAEIEVSLEYSLRGALQMQLTAPSGTTVQLLKPRKLDDSSAGFKRWKFMSVATWGEDPNGSWLLDIVDEIGPKENNGTMGSFLLVLHGTSEMPSYRKNGPRVYNREYNRLRDTSEFPGTNPTADFAFIEKHESPDYPPPDGNDVYDKRWLEELARDYYRVPWPSKL